The genomic interval AATACAACTTCAGAAACTAAAACATTATTTTTATAGGAATCAAAAACCCATTGATTGTCTTTTAGAGACAAAATCCCTTGAACATCTCCTTTGATGGCGATGAACGAATTTGGATTTCCTGTTTTCATTAACTTCATCACTACTTTTGGTGTTTTGTCAATCAATTGAAAACCGTTTTCTGTAGGTTGTGCATAAAGTACCTCAACGTTAGTATTTACAACTATAACAGATGAAGCTGGAATATTATTTACCACCTCTTTTACAACTTCAGATTTAGCAACTACTTGTCGTGTTTTAGCAGCTGTCGTGTTACCATTGTATTTGTATTCTAGTTTGTTAATAGATTCAAATGCATCATTTAAAGCTTCTTTATAAGCTGTTCCAAAATCTTTTTCCTTGCTTTTCCCAACTTCGGAAGTGTATATTACCTTTCCATAACAATCCTTAAATTCAACATATAGTTTAGTTGTCAAAAACCCGGAATCTTTAATAACATCTACATTAAGAACACTACATCTATCCGGATATTCGTTTGAAAAATTCACGTTTGAATAAACACCAACAAAACCAGCTTTTTCCAAATTATATTTGGTAATTGTAGAAAGTCTATATTCATTTTCTTCATTTTGAAAACCAAACTTTACGGGAACAATTACGGCTGCATAATCATTAATTGATTGTGCTATTATTGAATTTGTAATCAGAAAAAGGAAAAGAGCTATTTTAGTTTTCATATTATATATTAATTTTATTGTTGTTGATCAGCTGCATCTCACTTTTGTTTTTATGACGATCATGAATACAGTTTGTTATTTTTATAAATATTGTTTTAGTTCTAATAAATGAGTAATTTGTTTGATGTTCAATCCGTTGTCTGAAATTGTTCCGTTAAAATAGATTGCATCTAATCCTATATCCAACGCACCTTGCACATCTGCATCTAAAGAATCTCCAATCATAATGCTAGTTTCTTTTTTGGCTTTGGCCAAATTCAAAGCATATTCAAAAATAACTGGATTTGGTTTTTTAACTCCGGCCATTTCTGAATTGGTAATTGTTGTAAAATAGCTTGTTAATTGGGCATTATTCATTTTCTTATATTGCACTTCCGCAAAACCATTTGTAATAATATGCAACTTATATTTAGATTTTAAATAATCCAAAATTTCAAATGCACCCTCAAAAAGGTGATTGTGATCTGGCAAAATTTCAATATATTGATCTGAAATACGGTCAATTTCTTGATCTGTTATTGAATAATTTAAGGCGTCGAAAGAATGCTTTAAGCGATTATAACGCAGTTCTTCGTGAGTTATTTTATTATATTGAAACAACTTCCAACAAGATTGATTGATTGGAATATACTCTTTTATGAAAGAATCAATTTCGACCAAAGGATGACTTTGTTCAAAAATACGCTCAAATGCCAAAGTAGAATTTTTATCAAAATCCCAAAGAGTATGATCCAAATCAAAAAAGACGTCTGTGATTGTATTTACTCCCATTATTAATTAAAATATACCTTCATCTACAAAGCTAAAGTAATTATTCTCAGTTACAATCAAATGATCCAAAACTTTAACTTCTAAGCTTTCCCCTGCGGTTTTCAATTTTCTTGTAATGTTTTTATCTGCTTCACTGGGCACTAATGTTCCGGAAGGATGGTTGTGGCAAAGAATTAGTGACACAGCACCTATTTCAAGTGCATTTTTGAACACTAAACGCACATCGACTAGCGTTCCTGTGATCCCTCCAATACTCAATTGTCTTTTTGAAATAATTTTATTGGAATTATTCAAATACAAAATCCAAAATTCTTCATGAGGTAACTCTCCAATGATGGGTTGCATAATTTCGAAAACTAACTTGCTCGATGTCACTTTGATTAACTCTACCGCATCCTCTGCTCTGCGTCTGCGTCCTAATTCTAAGGCTGCAATTATGGAAATGGCTTTGGCTTCTCCAATACCTTTAAACTGGATTAACTGTGCTAAAGATAATTTACCTAATGCATTTAAATTACCTCCAACTGAATTTAAAATACGCTTACTCAACTCCACTGCCGATTCATTCCTACTTCCCGAGCCAATAAGTATGGCGATTAATTCGGCATCACTCAAAGCGCTTTTGCCTTTGAGCATTAACTTTTCGCGAGGCCTATCGTCCTCAGACCAGTGAGTAATTGGGAAGTGATTGTTTTCCATAAATTAAAAATCAGTTGTAAAACATTTAGTTAGCTAAATATAAAACTACTGATTTTTAAAACACATCTTGTTTTTATTTTATAAATTATAGACCTTTCTAAATACAACAAATATTAAAGTTTGAAGCTTTTTGATTTCAGAAGTAAAAAACTCCTATAAATCAACAACTTTATATTGATATCCACAAAATCTTAAATCATTAACCCTTTTACCTCATCAAAATTCAAACCACCATAGTTTCCTGAGCTCATTAATAACAAAGCTGAATTATCAAAATTTAGCCCAAATAAATAAGATTTAAATTCATCTGGATTGGTATAAATAATTAAATCCTTTCGATTAAAAGCAGTTGCGATTTGATCATAAGTTACTTCTTCTAATTGTTTGATTTTTACTGCATCTGGCGAGTAAAAAACTACGGCAACATCTGCGTATTCCAAAGCTCCCTCGTATTCTTTCAGGAACTCAGCATTCAAACTGCTATAAGTATGCAATTCTAGACAAGCAACCAAAGTTCTCTCAGGATATTGTTCTTTCACTGCTTTAGTTGTTGCTGCTACTTTACTTGGAGAATGTGCAAAATCTTTATAGGCAACATTTCTTTTGCTTTCGGCTATTTTCTCCAAACGCTTAGAAGCTCCTTTGAAACTAGCGATGGCTTCGTAAAAATCAGCTTCATCAACTCCCATATTTTGACAAATCCATTTGGCTCCAGCCAAATTATTCAAATTATGGGCACCAAAAACTTCAATTGGCATATCGCCTTCTGGAGTTTCTAATAAAGTGGTTCCGTTATCCACTCTATAATTTGGTGTTGTGTAAGGCAATTTTCGAATTGGACAATTAGCCGCTTCAGCCACACGTTTTACTTCAGGATCTTCTTCATTGTACACTAAAATCCCACCGTTAGTAATCTTAGCAATAAAAATTTCAAACTGTTCTACATAATTTTCATAAGTAGGAAACACATTGATATGATCCCAAGCAATTCCAGAAATCAAAGCAATATTGGGTTGGTACAAATGAAATTTTGGTCGTCTATCAATTGGCGAAGACAAGTACTCATCTCCTTCTAAAACTATAAAATCATTTTTCTCAGTAAGGTGTACCATGGTGTCAAAACCTTCCAGTTGTGCTCCCACCATATAATCTACTTCAATATTATGATAATGCATTACGTGCAAAATCATGGAAGTAATCGTTGTTTTTCCATGTGACCCACCAATGACTACGCGAGTTTTGTTTTTGGATTGCTCATACAAAAATTCAGGATAAGAATATATTTTCAAACCTAATTCTTGTGCTTTCAATAACTCTGGATTATCAGCTTTGGCGTGCATTCCTAGAATTATCGCTTCAATATCCTGCGTAATTTTTTCAGGAAACCAACCCAATTCAGCAGGCAGTATTCCTTTTTTATCCAAACGTGATTTAGATGGTTCAAAAATAGCATCATCACTTCCTGTAACTTGATATCCTTTATTATAAAGAGCCAAAGCAAGATTGTGCATGGCACTTCCACCTATGGCAATAAAATGTGTTTTCATTTATTTGTTTTCTTAATAGTTTTACAATTGAATTGAACCGAATTTCAATTCACTGTGTTTTTTTCTTTGTACTGTTCTAAAATTGTACGAGCCTTATCCGGAGCATCCATTTTATTTTTATAAAGATTTGCCAATGTCTGATAAGAATGTTTTGAACCTCCTACTGTAATTGCTTTTTTATAATAATTTTCAGCTGACTTAAATCGGTCATAATATTCCTCAATATGACCTCTAGAAAGATAGCCATCTACTATTGAAAGCGTTAATAACTGATTGGAATATTCAATTGCTTTGGACTCACTCCCCCCTACAATTGATGGTAATTTAAGATACAATTCTATTAAAGCCCAACGGGCATCAATGTGCCTAGAATCCAGCTGAATGGCTTTTTCAAAAGAGCTTTTAATATCTCCAATCAATCCTAAAGCTCTAAATTTATTTACTTCAAGTGCTTTCATTCCTAATGACCCACCATATTTATAATAAAAATTAGCCTCAGATGGTTTCACGGTTTTAAGTTTACCATAATACTGGACCGCTTTGTCCCAAGATTTATTGAAACCGGCAATATCTCCCAATCCTTCTAATGCTTTTACATTATCAGGATCAGTTTTTAAAATTAGTTCGTACTGTTTCTGAAAACGTTCCTGTTTTTCTATATCAAAAGATTCTTTGGCTTTCTCAAAATTTGATTGAGCCAACAATAACATAGGGAATAGTAAAATTAAAATACCTTTCATTCTTCAAAAATAAAAAAAATATTATTGGTATTCTCTATTTTTTTAAGAACCTCCATCATAAAAGTGATACTCAAAATCATAACGGTAATAAAAACTTAAAGAAACCTTTTCCTAACAATCAGGACTTACTTTAGTTGAATCAATTTAGAGCTTAAATTTTTAATCAAAAAAAACATTTTTAGCTTCAATTATCAAAACTAAATGAAAATATTTTATGCCATCCAAGCCACTGGAAACGGACACATTAGCAGAGCAACACAACTCTATCCTTATCTCAAAAAATTTGGCGAAGTAGATTTCTTTTTAAGTGGTAACAACGCCAGTTTAGACCTAAATTTACCTGTAAAATTCAAAAGTAAAGGGTGTAGTTTGTATTATAGCAAATGTG from Flavobacterium ovatum carries:
- a CDS encoding YjjG family noncanonical pyrimidine nucleotidase, giving the protein MGVNTITDVFFDLDHTLWDFDKNSTLAFERIFEQSHPLVEIDSFIKEYIPINQSCWKLFQYNKITHEELRYNRLKHSFDALNYSITDQEIDRISDQYIEILPDHNHLFEGAFEILDYLKSKYKLHIITNGFAEVQYKKMNNAQLTSYFTTITNSEMAGVKKPNPVIFEYALNLAKAKKETSIMIGDSLDADVQGALDIGLDAIYFNGTISDNGLNIKQITHLLELKQYL
- the radC gene encoding DNA repair protein RadC, producing MENNHFPITHWSEDDRPREKLMLKGKSALSDAELIAILIGSGSRNESAVELSKRILNSVGGNLNALGKLSLAQLIQFKGIGEAKAISIIAALELGRRRRAEDAVELIKVTSSKLVFEIMQPIIGELPHEEFWILYLNNSNKIISKRQLSIGGITGTLVDVRLVFKNALEIGAVSLILCHNHPSGTLVPSEADKNITRKLKTAGESLEVKVLDHLIVTENNYFSFVDEGIF
- a CDS encoding Mur ligase family protein codes for the protein MKTHFIAIGGSAMHNLALALYNKGYQVTGSDDAIFEPSKSRLDKKGILPAELGWFPEKITQDIEAIILGMHAKADNPELLKAQELGLKIYSYPEFLYEQSKNKTRVVIGGSHGKTTITSMILHVMHYHNIEVDYMVGAQLEGFDTMVHLTEKNDFIVLEGDEYLSSPIDRRPKFHLYQPNIALISGIAWDHINVFPTYENYVEQFEIFIAKITNGGILVYNEEDPEVKRVAEAANCPIRKLPYTTPNYRVDNGTTLLETPEGDMPIEVFGAHNLNNLAGAKWICQNMGVDEADFYEAIASFKGASKRLEKIAESKRNVAYKDFAHSPSKVAATTKAVKEQYPERTLVACLELHTYSSLNAEFLKEYEGALEYADVAVVFYSPDAVKIKQLEEVTYDQIATAFNRKDLIIYTNPDEFKSYLFGLNFDNSALLLMSSGNYGGLNFDEVKGLMI